A genomic stretch from Mya arenaria isolate MELC-2E11 chromosome 10, ASM2691426v1 includes:
- the LOC128206251 gene encoding zinc finger protein OBI1-like: MDDLIGTDQAVFSEVKVLLCERCFIAFEDEDKYNQHGCLRADTYADNQPDSDNTYVDNKPDNDLEHQPQTLVGDQSENREVSPIINNKVESGSSIYNQVTDKAGTKPVIRPSINHVSSDRPKVIYCQSNSVNTDIAKVVSKTYAIRVKTDTKESLKKVETMNRMKTNFDSIQKPNITAQGQINFARNNGTNKTFRVKVVGLKSLKNKTVTTPDTITVNTDRCYSHKTKMAKTHTIGKGPSESCNKKNSEVNMTGENFASLAKRLMGEGANEAIPIKVKDEPQDEITQDTASLCASEKEVKEICVVANSALSVKQLKEISAIVKKRTGCQAMVKVKILDKISNQSMQAHAIKNKTNVRIRNMQIINPNTNSVPISSKQNSKVKIHVFDKNSTAQTFSRQRFSPQVDKVRKNNEVIVKEIFRDCPADSRLSLNWNRGHDGYAPKQFRHFNQHQPNSTTVTPEVDSHGNENEETGTVNYPVSNGAVVESQVKTNEATVDLDSYKILNPKLENGQEDTITDIKDLLGVHEEGICEGFIYRCLNCLHAFEDEHEFKAHKLLCGTGASVEVKTETLKCAVCSKAFDDEALWKIHVDKCSVEQYNREHIENNIDIPREFLDALSNDEKESYTVKQKRNNFTCGMCNKNFRGRFWLKRHMIIHSEQKDYVCTICNKGFSYKHGLKTHMNIHSDERKYKCNICEADYKHFSNLEKHKKTHKDPAEVRKFKCHICDMGFYENYHLRRHLDSHIPVRNVQCELCDLAFQRADSLRTHMKRVHSSDRNPLKRKWARTLLKCPVCDQVFSMRKVLLRHMQMLHPGVETNIAPIKSSLDDGESDNNDGDVVLDDDEQLDSEDEYKALESVKKKGELKCNDCDRVFRSEGNFKRHMRVMHDEESE, encoded by the coding sequence ATGGATGACTTAATTGGTACCGATCAGGCAGTCTTTAGTGAAGTAAAGGTGCTGTTATGTGAGAGATGCTTTATTGCCTTCGAGGACGAGGACAAATACAATCAACATGGATGCTTGAGGGCTGACACATATGCAGACAACCAGCCTGATAGTGATAACACTTATGTGGACAACAAGCCTGATAATGATCTAGAGCACCAGCCTCAAACTTTAGTAGGAGACCAGTCTGAGAATAGGGAGGTTAGTCctattataaataacaaagtGGAATCAGGTTCCTCTATCTACAATCAAGTAACAGATAAAGCTGGAACAAAACCTGTTATCAGACCGAGTATCAATCATGTCTCATCTGATAGGCCAAAAGTCATTTATTGTCAAAGTAATTCTGTGAACACCGACATAGCAAAGGTTGTGAGTAAGACCTATGCTATTAGAGTGAAGACTGATACAAAGGAGAGCTTAAAGAAAGTGGAAACAATGAAtcgaatgaaaacaaattttgactCAATACAGAAACCAAATATTACTGCACAGGGACAAATTAATTTTGCACGAAATAATGGAACGAATAAAACATTCAGAGTAAAAGTAGTTGgtttaaaaagtttgaaaaataaaacagttactACCCCAGACACTATAACTGTTAATACAGACCGTTGCTATTCTCATAAAACCAAAATggcaaaaacacacactattggCAAAGGACCTTCTGAGAGCTGTAATAAAAAGAACAGTGAAGTAAACATGACCGGAGAAAACTTTGCATCACTTGCTAAACGATTAATGGGTGAAGGGGCGAATGAAGCAATACCCATTAAGGTCAAGGACGAACCTCAAGATGAAATCACACAGGACACAGCTAGTTTATGTGCTTCAGAGAAAGAAGTAAAAGAGATATGTGTGGTAGCAAACTCAGCATTGTCAGTAAAACAATTGAAAGAGATATCTGCCATTGTAAAAAAACGGACTGGTTGTCAGGCGATGGTCAAAGTCAAAATACTTGATAAGATAAGTAACCAGTCAATGCAGGCACATGCCATTAAGAATAAGACGAATGTGAGGATcagaaatatgcaaataataaaTCCTAATACAAACAGTGTTCCAATCAGTAGCAAGCAAAACAGTAAAgtgaaaatacatgttttcgataaaaatagtACAGCACAAACATTTTCCAGGCAAAGGTTTTCACCTCAAGTAGATAAAGTAAGAAAAAACAACGAAGTAATTGTGAAGGAAATATTCAGAGACTGTCCTGCTGATTCCAGGTTGAGTCTCAATTGGAACAGGGGTCACGATGGTTATGCGCCCAAACAATTTCGCCATTTTAATCAACACCAGCCCAACTCGACCACAGTAACACCGGAAGTTGATTCCCATGGTAATGAAAATGAAGAAACAGGAACAGTTAATTATCCTGTTAGTAATGGCGCTGTTGTTGAATCACAAGTTAAGACGAATGAAGCAACTGTGGATCTTGATAGTTATAAAATTCTAAACCCCAAGTTGGAGAATGGACAAGAAGATACAATTACAGATATAAAGGATCTTCTTGGCGTCCATGAAGAAGGTATATGTGAGGGGTTTATTTACAGATGTCTGAATTGCTTACACGCTTTTGAAGATGAGCATGAATTCAAAGCACACAAGCTGCTTTGTGGTACTGGTGCAAGTGTTGAAGTCAAAACTGAAACTTTAAAGTGTGCAGTATGTTCCAAAGCTTTTGATGACGAGGCATTATGGAAAATCCATGTAGATAAGTGTAGTGTTGAACAGTATAACAGggaacatattgaaaataatatcgACATTCCAAGAGAATTCTTAGATGCTTTGAGCAATGACGAGAAAGAGAGTTACACAgtcaaacaaaaaagaaacaatttcaCATGTGGCATGTGTAACAAGAATTTCAGAGGAAGATTTTGGTTAAAAAGACACATGATTATACACTCGGAGCAAAAAGACTATGTTTGCACGATTTGTAATAAAGGATTTTCTTACAAACATGGACTCAAAACACACATGAATATCCATTCAGATGAAAGAAAGTATAAATGCAACATATGTGAAGCAGATTACAAACATTTCTCTAATCttgaaaaacataagaaaacCCACAAAGACCCTGCGGAAGTACGGAAGTTCAAATGCCATATCTGTGATATGGGCTTCTATGAAAACTATCACCTTCGTCGACATTTAGATTCCCACATCCCTGTCCGTAATGTGCAATGTGAACTCTGTGATCTTGCATTCCAAAGAGCTGACAGTCTTAGAACCCATATGAAAAGGGTTCACTCAAGCGACAGAAACCCATTGAAACGAAAATGGGCTAGAACGTTGCTTAAGTGTCCTGTTTGTGACCAGGTCTTTTCCATGAGAAAAGTTTTATTGAGACACATGCAAATGCTTCACCCAGGAGTTGAAACAAATATAGCCCCAATTAAAAGTTCATTGGATGATGGTGAATCAGATAATAATGATGgtgatgttgtcctagatgATGATGAACAACTTGACTCAGAAGACGAGTACAAGGCATTGGAAAGTGTGAAGAAGAAGGGAGAATTGAAATGTAATGATTGTGATAGAGTGTTTAGATCGGAGGGGAACTTCAAGAGACATATGAGGGTAATGCATGACGAAGAATCTGAATGA